A genome region from Arachis duranensis cultivar V14167 chromosome 6, aradu.V14167.gnm2.J7QH, whole genome shotgun sequence includes the following:
- the LOC107493285 gene encoding uncharacterized protein LOC107493285, with protein sequence MCHKEPSAFVHFETMPAYQGDDLVTDIRVLSRVFWSYYPCIRAFRHCKPVVQIDGTHLYGKYKGCLLVAVSQDGNNNIVPIAFAIVEGETSDAWHFFLSNLRQHVVTQDGVGLISVRHESINAAVAHSNGAWSPPRAFHMFCIRHTESNFLRKFKAPYLQKLVVNIGYSRTVCEYELRFQCLRERGEAYTNWLSRIPREQYALAFDGGYRWGHMTTNLVECINLDLKGARNFPITAHVKATFYRLNELFTQKRAEAEAQINAGHIFSEIVTSKLHANQLASGNIQVICFDRQNEVFEVHEMPSGVEYAVDLHRHRCDCGEFQVDRIPCRHVFACCANQRLDWQVYVHDVYKMDQIRRVYRARFMPLGNPTTWPAYNGPRFVPNPFLRRVAKGRPRMTRFLNEMDTRMLRGPRRCRQCGAEGHSRSRCSQAGGNNAQ encoded by the exons ATGTGTCATAAGGAGCCATCAGCATTCGTCCATTTTGAGACTATGCCTGCATATCAAGGTGATGACTTGGTTACTGATATCCGGGTGTTGTCTCGAGTCTTCTGGAGTTACTATCCATGTATTAGAGCATTCAGACATTGTAAACCCGTTGTCCAGATAGATGGGACCCACTTGTACGGAAAGTATAAGGGTTGTCTGTTGGTTGCGGTTTCACAGGATGGTAACAATAATATTGTCCCAATTGCATTTGCTATTGTGGAGGGAGAGACTTCTGATGCATGGCACTTCTTTCTTAGCAACCTGCGACAACATGTGGTTACTCAAGATGGTGTGGGACTGATCTCTGTCCGACACGAATCCATCAATGCAGCTGTGGCCCACAGTAACGGAGCTTGGTCGCCTCCTAGAGCCTTCCACATGTTTTGCATCAGGCATACAGAGTCGAATTTTTTAAGAAAGTTTAAGGCACCTTACCTGCAGAAACTTGTGGTCAATATAG GATATTCGAGGACAGTCTGCGAGTACGAGTTGCGTTTCCAGTGTTTACGGGAACGGGGTGAGGCTTATACTAATTGGTTAAGCCGTATCCCCCGTGAACAGTATGCATTGGCATTCGACGGTGGTTATAGATGGGGACACATGACCACAAATCTAGTGGAATGCATCAACTTAGACTTGAAGGGTGCACGAAATTTTCCTATCACTGCACATGTCAAGGCGACGTTCTACAGGCTTAATGAGTTGTTCACACAAAAACGAGCCGAGGCGGAGGCCCAGATTAATGCTGGACATATTTTTTCTGAGATTGTGACCTCTAAATTGCATGCAAATCAACTTGCATCAGGAAACATCCAAGTGATTTGCTTTGACAGGCAGAATGAGGTTTTTGAGGTGCATGAGATGCCAAGTGGAGTGGAGTATGCCGTCGACCTCCATCGACACCGATGTGACTGTGGTGAGTTCCAGGTGGACCGTATTCCTTGTCGACATGTGTTTGCATGTTGTGCGAATCAACGGCTAGATTGGCAAGTGTATGTACATGACGTTTATAAGATGGACCAAATTCGACGTGTTTACCGAGCCAGGTTTATGCCACTTGGGAATCCTACTACATGGCCTGCTTATAATGGGCCTCGATTCGTGCCCAATCCGTTCTTGCGACGAGTTGCCAAAGGTCGCCCAAGGATGACTCGTTTCTTGAACGAGATGGACACAAGAATGCTACGTGGTCCTAGGAGGTGTAGGCAATGTGGAGCCGAGGGCCACAGCCGTAGTAGATGCAGTCAAGCCGGAGGCAACAATGCTCAGTAG